A region of Vitis vinifera cultivar Pinot Noir 40024 chromosome 15, ASM3070453v1 DNA encodes the following proteins:
- the LOC132255176 gene encoding uncharacterized protein LOC132255176, giving the protein MIATQYQSNIQVIRTDNGGEFVNQDLKQYLNLHGIVHQTICPYTPQQNGVAERKNHHLLKVVRASLFGAHMPTNYWGEAVTTAVYLINRVSSSSLQFQTPFDVLHHTVSAPTIPNLSPKVFGCVAFVHLQKGLRTKLEPRALRCVFVGYALHQKDNLDFISGDNLETSGECPSDGNREEYPGENETGGDGSEGPEFFNDKNQGQMEVQDQIKVLPVPHDGPTNQLSSPANFMPESHSPADSLHESHVNSEFEPRLKVLPNRVTRGKPKVSYEPVLNSKSKYPINNYVSYHRLSKESMAFVNNLDWPLHQFDVKNAFLHENLQEEVYIELPPGCNRQTEGNKQQSNSDHTLFLKYNEDRITTLIVYVDDMIVTGNDSEEMKTLQKHLAREFEMKDLGELKYFLGIEVSRSKKDQVPTNKERYQRLVGRLMYLAHTLPDLAYALSVVSQFMHSPSEEHMNAVIRILCYLKSSPGKGILFTKRDSLDIKGYTDADWARSIQDRRSTSGYFTFVGGNLVTW; this is encoded by the exons ATGATAGCAACTCAATATCAATCCAATATTCAGGTCATCCGTACAGATAATGGAGGCGAGTTTGTCAATCAAGACTTGAAACAATATCTGAATCTACATGGCATTGTTCATCAGACTATTTGTCCTTACACTCCTCAACAAAACGGGGTAGCCGAACGAAAAAATCATCACCTTCTtaaggttgttcgtgcttccttgttTGGAGCTCACATGCCCACCAATTATTGGGGTGAAGCCGTCACTACTGCAGTCTATCTCATCAACCGTGTGTCCTCTAGTTCCCTACAATTTCAGACTCCCTTTGATGTCCTTCATCACACTGTAAGTGCTCCTACCATACCGAATCTATCCCCTAAAGTTTTTGGATGTGTAGCCTTTGTGCATCTTCAGAAAGGCCTGAGAACTAAGTTGGAACCTCGGGCACTTCGATGTGTATTTGTTGGTTATGCCTTGCATCAAAAAG ACAACTTGGATTTTATAAGTGGTGATAACTTGGAAACTAGTGGTGAATGTCCAAGTGATGGTAACAGGGAGGAGTATCCAGGCGAAAATGAAACTGGTGGTGATGGTTCAGAAGGTCCagaattttttaatgataagaATCAGGGTCAAATGGAAGTTCAGGATCAAATTAAGGTGTTGCCAGTCCCCCATGATGGACCTACTAACCAATTGTCTTCTCCAGCCAATTTCATGCCTGAGTCTCATTCTCCAGCTGATTCCTTGCATGAATCTCATGTAAATTCTGAATTTGAACCTCGCCTAAAAGTGTTACCCAATCGAGTCACAAGAGGGAAACCCAAAGTTAGCTATGAACCCGTCCTCAACTCTAAATCTAAGTATCCCATAAATAACTATGTATCCTACCATAGATTGTCAAAGGAAAGTATGGCATTTGTGAAT AATCTCGATTGGCCTTTACACCAGtttgatgttaaaaatgcatttttgcatGAAAATCTCCAAGAAGAAGTGTATATAGAGTTGCCTCCTGGCTGTAATCGACAGACTGAAGGTAATAAACAG CAAAGCAACTCAGATCACACTCTATTCTTGAAGTATAATGAAGACCGAATCACAACTCTTattgtgtatgttgatgatatgatagTGACTGGAAATGATTCTGAAGAAATGAAAACACTACAAAAGCATCTTGCCCGAGAGTTTGAGATGAAGGACCTTGGtgaattgaaatattttcttggaattgaaGTGTCAAGATCGAAGAAAG ATCAAGTTCCTACTAATAAGGAACGCTATCAGAGACTGGTTGGAAGATTAATGTATCTTGCACATACTTTGCCTGATTTAGCTTATGCGCTGAGTGTGGTTAGTCAGTTCATGCACTCCCCAAGCGAAGAACATATGAATGCTGTCATCCGTATCTTATGCTACCTAAAGTCATCTCCAGGAAAGGGAATTTTATTCACAAAAAGAGATAGTTTGGATATTAAAGGTTATACAGATGCTGATTGGGCTAGGTCAATTCAAGATAGACGTTCTACATCTGGCTATTTCACATTTGTGGGAGGAAATTTGGTTACTTGGTGA
- the LOC132255175 gene encoding agamous-like MADS-box protein AGL82 produces MELVVNEKSRYRIFRNRQKGLKKKIHALSTLCDVKACMILYGPNAHGTESSQPDIWPENRNEVEGIIENYRKERKKDHGKRTLDLSDVLQTKKKTNLELREVQEKNVKTKTGVDEFSYEQLMEIIDKLDKKHEAVQNMIDSKKGKARLMSETTVGCSNIKVPVDCQGTGVVESDLGFMMNQMGMEMIRWKS; encoded by the exons ATGGAATTGGTCGTTAATGAAAAATCTCGGTACAGAATTTTCCGAAATAGACAGAAGGGTCTAAAGAAGAAGATCCACGCATTGTCAACTCTGTGTGATGTTAAAGCATGCATGATCCTATATGGTCCTAATGCCCATGGCACCGAGTCTTCTCAGCCTGACATTTGGCCAGAAAATCGCAATGAAGTTGAAGGTATAATTGAAAACTATaggaaggagaggaagaaaGACCACGGAAAGAGGACACTGGATTTATCTGATGTTCTCCAAACCAAGAAGAAGACTAACCTTGAGCTGCGAGAGGTGCaggaaaaaaatgtcaaaaccaAGACCGGAGTGGATGAGTTttcctatgaacaacttatggaAATTATTGATAAATTGGATAAGAAGCATGAAGCTGTGCAGAATATGATTGATTCAAAGAAGGGAAAAGCGAGGCTGATGAGTGAGACTACTGTGGGTTGCTCTAATATCAAAGTGCCCGTGGATTGTCAAGGCACCGGAGTGGTGGAATCTGATTTGGGTTTCATGATGAACCAGATGGGGATG gaaatgataagatggaaatcataa